A stretch of the Planktothricoides raciborskii GIHE-MW2 genome encodes the following:
- a CDS encoding type II toxin-antitoxin system VapC family toxin, with protein MSYLLDTNHCSYIINGNIQVINALNTRENDTIAISIITYIALYG; from the coding sequence ATGTCTTATTTACTAGATACCAATCACTGTAGCTATATTATCAATGGCAACATTCAAGTAATTAATGCTTTAAATACTCGTGAGAATGACACAATTGCCATTAGCATTATTACCTATATTGCTTTATATGGCTGA
- a CDS encoding response regulator transcription factor, with amino-acid sequence MKILLIEDDVRISGPIAEALSDRRYVVEIASDGELGLTFAETNAFDLIILDLMLPKLDGISLCRQLRNAGNKTPILMLTARDTSSDKVLGLDVGADDYVVKPFDLPELLARIRALLRRETVKFSPILEWGKLRLNPNECQVIYEDKPLTLTPKEYALLELFLRNGSRVLSRSVILERVWAFEDMPGEETVKVHLRSLRQKLKAAGAPANFIENVYGLGYRLNVNL; translated from the coding sequence ATGAAAATCCTGTTAATTGAAGATGATGTGCGGATTTCAGGGCCGATCGCCGAAGCTTTAAGCGATCGCCGCTATGTAGTAGAAATTGCCAGCGATGGTGAATTGGGGTTGACTTTTGCGGAAACCAATGCTTTTGACTTAATTATTCTGGATCTCATGTTGCCCAAACTCGATGGAATTTCCTTATGTCGGCAGCTAAGAAACGCCGGAAATAAAACCCCGATTTTGATGCTAACAGCCAGAGATACTAGCAGCGATAAAGTGTTAGGATTAGATGTGGGGGCTGATGACTATGTGGTCAAGCCATTTGATTTGCCAGAATTGTTAGCGAGAATTCGGGCGCTTTTGCGGCGAGAAACGGTGAAATTTTCCCCGATTTTGGAGTGGGGAAAATTAAGGCTAAATCCCAATGAATGTCAGGTAATCTACGAAGATAAACCATTAACTTTAACACCGAAAGAATATGCTTTGTTAGAGTTATTTTTAAGAAATGGCAGTCGCGTTCTCAGCCGTAGTGTAATTTTAGAACGAGTCTGGGCTTTTGAAGATATGCCCGGAGAAGAAACCGTTAAAGTGCATTTACGCAGTTTGCGCCAAAAGCTGAAGGCGGCTGGGGCTCCGGCAAATTTTATTGAAAACGTTTATGGTTTGGGATATCGACTCAATGTTAATCTCTAA
- the sfsA gene encoding DNA/RNA nuclease SfsA produces MTDFIYPFPPLFPGILIKRYKRFLADIELTTGEKITAHCANPGKMLGLSEPGFRVMVSRSDNPKRKLAYSLELVEAKNQYQATWVGVNTSLPNQVIKLALENRIFPQLGDYKTVKPEVRYGQDNKSRVDFLLTGNSGNSPIYVEVKNVTWADGNIARFPDAVTTRGQKHLQELMGIVAAGGRAVTLYFINRNDCTHFAPGDSIDPVYGAKLREAIACGMEILPCRFEPSPQGVKFLGFAELCVND; encoded by the coding sequence ATGACCGATTTTATTTACCCGTTTCCGCCCTTATTTCCCGGTATTCTGATTAAACGCTATAAACGTTTTTTGGCTGATATTGAGTTGACAACCGGCGAAAAAATTACCGCCCATTGTGCCAACCCTGGGAAAATGTTGGGATTATCAGAACCTGGGTTTCGGGTGATGGTTTCCCGCAGTGATAATCCTAAGAGAAAGTTAGCTTATAGTTTGGAGTTGGTGGAGGCAAAAAATCAGTACCAAGCTACCTGGGTGGGGGTGAATACCAGTTTACCCAATCAGGTGATTAAACTAGCATTAGAAAACCGCATTTTTCCCCAGTTAGGAGATTATAAAACCGTGAAGCCAGAGGTACGTTATGGTCAGGATAATAAGAGTCGCGTAGATTTTTTGTTGACCGGAAATTCAGGAAACAGCCCCATTTATGTAGAGGTAAAAAATGTGACTTGGGCTGATGGGAATATTGCCCGTTTTCCTGATGCGGTGACGACCCGGGGACAGAAACATTTACAGGAGTTAATGGGAATTGTCGCTGCCGGGGGACGGGCGGTGACTTTATATTTTATTAACCGCAATGATTGCACTCATTTTGCTCCTGGGGATAGCATCGATCCGGTTTATGGTGCTAAGTTACGAGAGGCGATCGCCTGTGGAATGGAAATATTACCCTGTCGGTTTGAACCTAGTCCCCAAGGAGTAAAATTTTTGGGATTTGCTGAATTATGCGTCAATGATTAA
- a CDS encoding aminopeptidase P N-terminal domain-containing protein, producing MVAIEYRQRREQLMEKIGQGTAIFHSAPLAVMHNDVEYTFRQDSSFFYLTGFDEPDAVIVLAPHHKEHRFVLFVQPKDPDKEVWTGYRAGVEGAKERYGADEAYPITELNEKLPQYLLEADRIYYHFGRDRNFNETIVKIWQRLMTTYPKRGTGPIAIQDSGTILNPMRQIKSMAELELMRKAAAISVEAHNHAREFAKPGRYEYEIQAEMDYIFRKHGGNGPAYPSIIASGPNSCVLHYVENNRQLQDGDLLLIDAGCAYNYYNADITRTFPVNGQFTPEQKILYDIVLEAQEKAIAQVKPGNPYNQVHETAVRVLVEGLLDLGLLMGDIEEIIKEEKYKPFYMHRTGHWLGLDVHDVGVYQYGENPYPLQPGNVLTVEPGIYIGPTTKPVEGQPEIPDRWRGIGIRIEDDVLVTAEGHDILTSGVPK from the coding sequence ATGGTAGCTATAGAATATCGTCAGCGTCGCGAGCAATTGATGGAAAAAATCGGTCAAGGAACTGCTATATTTCATAGTGCGCCCCTGGCGGTGATGCACAATGATGTGGAATATACTTTTCGGCAGGATAGCAGTTTTTTCTATTTGACCGGGTTTGATGAACCCGACGCGGTAATTGTGCTGGCGCCACACCATAAAGAGCACCGTTTCGTGTTGTTTGTCCAACCAAAAGACCCGGATAAAGAAGTCTGGACGGGATATCGCGCTGGGGTGGAAGGGGCTAAAGAACGTTATGGGGCTGATGAAGCTTATCCCATTACGGAATTAAATGAAAAGTTGCCCCAATATTTGCTGGAAGCCGATCGCATTTATTATCATTTTGGGCGCGATCGCAACTTTAATGAAACCATTGTCAAAATTTGGCAACGGTTAATGACCACTTATCCCAAGCGGGGCACAGGCCCGATCGCCATTCAAGACTCTGGCACAATTCTTAACCCCATGCGCCAAATTAAAAGTATGGCGGAATTAGAATTAATGCGAAAAGCGGCGGCTATTTCCGTAGAGGCCCATAACCATGCCCGCGAATTTGCTAAACCGGGACGCTATGAATATGAAATTCAAGCGGAAATGGACTATATTTTTCGCAAACATGGCGGCAATGGCCCTGCTTATCCTTCGATTATTGCCTCTGGGCCAAATAGCTGTGTTTTGCACTATGTGGAAAACAATCGCCAACTCCAAGACGGGGATTTATTGTTAATTGATGCGGGCTGTGCATACAATTATTACAATGCGGATATTACCCGCACTTTTCCGGTAAATGGCCAATTTACTCCCGAACAAAAAATCCTCTATGACATTGTTTTAGAGGCTCAAGAAAAGGCGATCGCACAAGTAAAACCGGGCAATCCTTACAATCAAGTCCATGAAACAGCGGTCAGAGTTTTAGTAGAAGGATTGCTAGATTTAGGACTCTTAATGGGGGACATAGAAGAAATTATTAAAGAGGAAAAATATAAACCATTTTATATGCATCGGACTGGTCATTGGTTAGGTCTAGATGTGCATGATGTAGGGGTTTATCAATATGGCGAAAATCCCTATCCTTTACAACCAGGAAATGTGCTGACGGTAGAACCAGGAATTTATATCGGGCCGACCACAAAACCCGTGGAAGGGCAACCAGAAATCCCTGACCGTTGGCGAGGGATTGGTATTCGGATTGAGGATGATGTTTTAGTCACTGCGGAAGGCCATGATATTTTAACTTCTGGGGTGCCTAAATAA
- a CDS encoding tetratricopeptide repeat protein, whose translation MTDFSQKLNKLSPEKRRYALDTLPGHLVSTAKTARLYQLLTDFDFIQAKLAECGVQALIEDYNLAMSADVLLNPEQTETLQLIAGTLRLSTHILEPDKTQLAGQFLGRLLSFENPEIVALLEQAKQWRENTWFRPLTANLTPPGGPLIRTFAGHRSRVNAVAMTLDGLQAVSASDDETLKLWDLATGKKLATFTGHSNAVNAVAITPDGKRAVSASEDDTLKLWDLATGTELATFTGHSNAVQAVAITPDGKQAVSASWDETLKLWDLATGSELATFTGHSDGVTAVAITPDGLQAVSASYDDTLKLWDLATGSELATFRGHSDGVEAVAITPDGLQAVSASSDNTLKLWDLATGSELATFTGHSSRVTAVAITPDGLQAVSASFETLKLWDLATGSELATFRGHSDGVEAVAITPDGLQAVSASFETLKLWDLATGSELATFRGHSGGVEAVAITPDGLQAVSASFETLKLWDLATGSELATFRGHSRGVEAVAITPDGLQAVSASSDNTLKLWDLATGSQLTTFRGHSRGVNAVAIAPDGKRAVSPSGDHTLKLWDLATGSELATFTGHSGSVYAVAITPDGLQAVSASWDETLKLWDLATGSELATFTGHRYSVEAVAITPDGKKAVSASYDTLKLWDLATGSELATFTGHSGLVNAVAITPEGKQAVSASWDETLKLWDLATGEELATFTGEARMRSCAVAADGVVVAGDESGVVHFLRLEGVDFLRLERNAPLTLPSESPLSLLSEGLSLVQQGREEEAMSCWEKAVKLRPDAAPMIWGNGEKALSKQGEALWEAKNYEGAVRCFQGAVKVQPGNAEYWHCLAASQYNSGDAEAALSSYETALKLQPDDANIWDNRGYALFSLGRYEEAMASHQKALELDSNYANAYYNIACLYGVQGDVDLAVENLQRAISLDSECREVAKTENHFDRIRGDSRFRALLGE comes from the coding sequence ATGACCGACTTCAGCCAAAAACTCAATAAACTATCCCCAGAAAAGCGGCGCTATGCCCTGGATACCCTGCCCGGTCATCTCGTCAGCACCGCCAAAACTGCACGGCTGTACCAATTGCTCACGGATTTTGACTTTATCCAGGCAAAACTGGCGGAGTGCGGGGTGCAAGCCTTAATTGAAGATTACAATTTGGCGATGAGTGCCGATGTTTTACTGAACCCGGAACAGACGGAAACCCTGCAATTAATCGCGGGGACGTTGCGGCTATCGACTCATATTTTAGAACCGGATAAGACCCAACTAGCGGGGCAATTTCTGGGGCGGTTGTTGTCTTTTGAGAATCCAGAGATTGTCGCTTTACTAGAACAAGCTAAACAATGGCGCGAAAACACCTGGTTTCGTCCCCTCACTGCCAACCTCACCCCTCCCGGCGGGCCACTGATTCGCACCTTTGCTGGGCATAGAAGCCGGGTAAATGCAGTAGCCATGACCCTGGACGGCCTTCAAGCGGTTTCCGCATCCGATGATGAAACCCTGAAACTGTGGGATTTGGCTACGGGGAAGAAACTGGCCACTTTCACGGGGCATAGTAACGCGGTAAATGCAGTAGCCATTACCCCGGACGGGAAACGAGCGGTTTCCGCATCCGAGGATGACACCCTGAAACTGTGGGATTTGGCTACGGGGACGGAACTGGCCACCTTCACGGGGCATAGTAACGCGGTACAAGCAGTAGCCATTACCCCAGACGGGAAACAAGCGGTTTCCGCATCCTGGGATGAAACCCTGAAACTGTGGGATTTGGCTACGGGGTCGGAACTGGCCACCTTCACGGGGCATAGTGACGGGGTAACAGCAGTAGCCATCACCCCAGACGGCCTTCAAGCGGTTTCCGCGTCCTATGATGACACCCTGAAACTGTGGGATTTGGCTACGGGGTCGGAACTGGCCACCTTCAGGGGGCATAGTGACGGGGTAGAAGCAGTAGCCATCACCCCGGACGGCCTTCAAGCGGTTTCCGCATCCTCGGATAACACCCTGAAACTGTGGGATTTGGCTACCGGGTCGGAACTGGCCACTTTCACGGGGCATAGTAGCAGGGTGACAGCAGTAGCCATCACCCCGGACGGCCTTCAAGCGGTTTCCGCATCCTTTGAAACCCTGAAACTGTGGGATTTGGCTACGGGGTCGGAACTGGCCACCTTCAGGGGGCATAGTGACGGGGTAGAAGCAGTAGCCATCACCCCGGACGGCCTTCAAGCGGTTTCCGCATCCTTTGAAACCCTGAAACTGTGGGATTTGGCTACGGGGTCGGAACTGGCCACCTTCAGGGGGCATAGTGGCGGGGTAGAAGCAGTAGCCATCACCCCGGACGGCCTTCAAGCGGTTTCCGCATCCTTTGAAACCCTGAAACTGTGGGATTTGGCTACGGGGTCGGAACTGGCCACCTTCAGGGGGCATAGTCGCGGGGTAGAAGCAGTAGCCATCACCCCGGACGGCCTTCAAGCGGTTTCCGCATCCTCGGATAACACCCTGAAACTGTGGGATTTGGCTACGGGGTCGCAACTGACCACCTTCAGGGGGCATAGTCGCGGGGTAAATGCAGTAGCGATCGCCCCGGACGGGAAACGAGCGGTTTCCCCATCCGGGGATCACACCCTGAAACTGTGGGATTTGGCTACGGGGTCGGAACTGGCCACCTTCACCGGGCATAGTGGCTCGGTATATGCAGTAGCCATTACCCCGGACGGCCTTCAAGCGGTTTCCGCATCCTGGGATGAAACCCTGAAACTGTGGGATTTGGCTACGGGGTCGGAACTGGCCACTTTCACGGGGCATAGGTACTCGGTAGAAGCAGTAGCCATCACCCCGGACGGGAAAAAAGCGGTTTCCGCATCCTATGACACCCTAAAACTGTGGGATTTGGCTACGGGGTCGGAACTGGCCACCTTCACGGGGCATAGTGGCTTGGTAAATGCAGTAGCCATCACCCCGGAGGGGAAACAAGCGGTTTCCGCATCCTGGGATGAAACCCTGAAACTGTGGGATTTGGCTACGGGGGAAGAGTTAGCCACCTTTACCGGAGAGGCTAGGATGCGTTCCTGTGCCGTTGCTGCTGATGGGGTAGTGGTGGCGGGGGATGAGTCAGGGGTGGTGCATTTTCTGCGGTTGGAGGGGGTGGATTTTCTGCGGTTGGAGAGAAATGCCCCCTTAACCTTGCCTTCTGAAAGTCCCTTGAGTTTACTGTCTGAGGGCTTATCTCTGGTACAGCAGGGACGAGAGGAGGAGGCGATGTCCTGCTGGGAGAAAGCGGTCAAACTGCGACCCGATGCTGCCCCGATGATTTGGGGAAATGGGGAAAAAGCTCTCTCTAAACAAGGTGAAGCGCTGTGGGAAGCAAAAAACTATGAAGGGGCGGTGCGTTGTTTTCAAGGGGCGGTAAAAGTGCAACCGGGTAACGCTGAATATTGGCATTGTTTGGCAGCGTCACAATACAATTCTGGGGATGCAGAAGCGGCACTGTCTAGTTATGAAACTGCCTTAAAGTTACAACCTGACGACGCTAATATTTGGGATAATCGCGGTTATGCTTTGTTTAGTTTAGGTCGCTATGAGGAGGCAATGGCGAGTCACCAAAAAGCCTTAGAGTTAGACTCTAATTATGCCAATGCTTACTATAATATTGCTTGTCTTTATGGGGTGCAAGGGGATGTAGATTTAGCGGTTGAAAACTTACAACGGGCGATTTCGTTAGATTCAGAATGTCGCGAGGTGGCGAAAACTGAAAATCACTTCGATAGGATTCGCGGGGATAGTCGATTTCGGGCGTTGTTAGGGGAGTGA
- a CDS encoding uridine kinase: MILPIIDAIASQGSFLSNQSAMLVAISGIDASGKGYLAEKIVSMLRQRNLRVASINIDGWLNLPNQRFSQNNPAEHFYHHAIRFDELFTKLVFPLRQFRSISLEMDYAEETARKYRPHHYEFADINIIILEGIFLLKKEFQSYYDLSFWVECSWETALNRAIPRSQEGLSPEATIHAYQTIYFPAQKIHLKRDNPKQAATAIIDNDCDDIFLIE, from the coding sequence ATGATTTTGCCGATTATAGATGCGATCGCTTCTCAGGGTTCATTCCTTTCTAACCAGTCAGCGATGTTAGTAGCAATATCTGGAATTGATGCATCGGGAAAAGGCTATTTAGCGGAAAAAATTGTCAGTATGCTACGACAAAGAAATCTCCGAGTAGCCAGTATTAATATTGATGGCTGGCTGAATTTACCCAACCAGCGATTTAGCCAGAACAACCCCGCAGAACATTTTTATCATCATGCTATTCGCTTTGATGAATTATTCACTAAATTAGTCTTCCCACTCCGCCAGTTTCGCTCAATTTCCCTGGAAATGGATTATGCCGAAGAAACCGCCAGAAAATATCGCCCGCATCACTACGAATTTGCCGATATTAATATCATTATCTTAGAAGGAATATTTTTATTAAAAAAAGAGTTTCAATCCTATTATGACCTGTCTTTTTGGGTGGAATGTAGCTGGGAAACTGCCTTAAACAGAGCTATTCCGCGATCGCAAGAAGGATTATCTCCCGAAGCAACAATTCATGCTTATCAAACCATCTACTTTCCCGCCCAAAAAATTCACCTAAAACGAGACAACCCCAAACAAGCGGCTACGGCAATTATTGATAACGATTGCGACGATATCTTTTTGATCGAATAA
- a CDS encoding Uma2 family endonuclease, whose protein sequence is MRNKTFLGESGDENRGENLGAIAVEIASCYNRLIPLIKTAIETAMIAVRSSDYISPEEYLDRERHSPIKYEYIDGEMYAMAGTGGIHNIISGNLYVLLRSYLKSTSCRTYFADLKVNIAQGKCFFYPDLIVTCDPHDDPSRAYVESPKVIIEVLSESTESFDRGKKFQYYRTIPSLQDYILVSSQEYLVEIFHRMENNLWLLQTYQGLEAIAQIESLAIDAPLGEIYATLNLSPQADTPEPEAETGDRAIERS, encoded by the coding sequence ATGAGAAATAAAACTTTTCTGGGTGAAAGTGGCGATGAGAATAGAGGGGAAAATTTAGGGGCGATCGCGGTTGAAATTGCTTCATGCTATAATAGACTTATACCACTGATTAAAACCGCCATAGAAACTGCCATGATTGCCGTAAGATCCTCCGACTACATCAGCCCAGAAGAATACCTCGATCGCGAACGCCATAGCCCCATCAAATATGAATATATCGATGGCGAAATGTACGCAATGGCTGGCACCGGAGGTATCCATAATATTATCAGTGGCAACCTTTATGTGTTGTTACGCAGCTACCTTAAAAGTACATCCTGTCGCACCTACTTTGCGGATCTCAAAGTGAACATTGCCCAGGGAAAATGCTTTTTCTATCCCGATTTAATTGTCACCTGCGATCCTCACGACGATCCCAGCCGTGCTTATGTGGAATCGCCCAAAGTCATCATAGAAGTTTTATCAGAATCCACCGAATCTTTCGATCGGGGGAAAAAATTCCAGTATTATCGGACAATTCCCAGCTTACAAGACTATATTCTGGTCAGTTCTCAAGAATATTTAGTCGAAATATTTCACCGGATGGAAAATAATCTCTGGTTGCTACAAACCTATCAAGGCTTAGAGGCGATCGCCCAGATCGAAAGCCTTGCCATTGATGCGCCCCTGGGGGAAATTTACGCCACCCTAAACCTCAGCCCCCAAGCTGACACCCCTGAACCGGAAGCCGAAACAGGCGATCGGGCGATCGAGCGATCGTGA
- a CDS encoding cell wall metabolism sensor histidine kinase WalK has protein sequence MLISKQISKQISKQISKQISKGQFSKLQTRLLLSYLLVIATILGAFSTAVYALVARDRHQQLNASLRQIAAASASTLEIIEHEYEELTTEEEYKGYIPRDANGNFLPISLSQLMDKYQAKSIPDFVTNPLISTEQGVEWFDRKQELMVREGNFFPKNYLPKIVSPKGQIVQQGNIRSFILPVYAAAKSEQSKPEQLLGYVRATKSMDLLNAELRRFQQGLMAGVAIVSGLVTVGGFWLVSESLKPILQSFEQLKQFTSDASHELRSPLTAIRASIAVMQSHPERVHPADVDKLKAIASASAQMSQLVDDLLLLTRMDRQAPDRAAWRQIALDEILEDLVDLYSDRAEEANLKLQSQLIPNLEVYADAFQLCRLFTNLLANALQYTPSGGTVTVSSQRSRTHALVRIEDTGIGIASDQLPHIFDRFWRADQARSQHQGGSGLGLAIAKTIAQTHGGDITVHSQLGQGSCFQVKIPLP, from the coding sequence ATGTTAATCTCTAAGCAAATCTCCAAGCAAATATCTAAGCAAATATCTAAGCAAATCTCTAAGGGGCAGTTTAGCAAATTACAAACTCGGCTGCTGCTGTCGTATTTGTTGGTAATTGCCACGATTTTAGGGGCATTTTCTACGGCGGTTTATGCTCTGGTTGCCCGCGATCGCCATCAACAATTAAATGCATCTTTGCGTCAGATTGCGGCTGCATCTGCCAGCACCTTAGAAATTATTGAACATGAATATGAAGAACTAACCACAGAAGAAGAATATAAAGGATATATTCCCAGAGATGCTAATGGCAATTTTCTGCCCATTAGCTTATCTCAACTGATGGATAAATATCAAGCCAAGTCCATTCCCGATTTTGTGACTAATCCCCTAATATCGACCGAGCAAGGGGTCGAATGGTTCGATCGCAAACAAGAGTTAATGGTGCGGGAAGGGAACTTTTTTCCCAAAAATTATTTGCCGAAAATTGTATCCCCAAAAGGACAAATTGTTCAACAGGGAAATATTCGTAGTTTCATTTTGCCGGTTTATGCGGCGGCCAAATCAGAGCAATCAAAACCAGAGCAATTATTAGGCTATGTGCGAGCCACCAAATCAATGGATTTGTTAAACGCTGAGTTGCGTCGGTTTCAGCAAGGGTTAATGGCTGGAGTTGCGATTGTTTCTGGACTGGTGACAGTGGGCGGCTTTTGGCTCGTGAGCGAGTCACTCAAGCCAATTTTGCAAAGTTTTGAGCAACTGAAACAATTTACCTCGGATGCTTCCCATGAATTGCGAAGCCCATTGACGGCAATTCGGGCATCGATCGCGGTGATGCAAAGTCACCCAGAACGAGTTCATCCTGCTGACGTGGACAAGCTGAAGGCGATCGCCTCTGCGTCAGCCCAAATGAGCCAACTGGTTGACGATTTGCTATTGTTAACTCGCATGGATCGCCAAGCCCCCGATCGCGCGGCATGGCGACAAATTGCCCTCGATGAAATATTAGAAGACTTGGTAGATTTGTACAGCGATCGGGCAGAGGAGGCAAACCTCAAACTGCAATCTCAACTTATCCCTAACCTGGAGGTTTATGCAGATGCCTTTCAACTATGTCGCTTATTTACTAATTTATTAGCCAATGCCCTGCAATATACCCCATCTGGGGGCACCGTCACCGTCTCATCGCAGCGCAGCCGCACTCATGCCCTAGTTCGCATTGAAGACACCGGCATTGGTATTGCCTCCGACCAATTGCCCCATATATTCGATCGCTTTTGGCGGGCTGACCAAGCCAGAAGCCAACATCAAGGAGGATCGGGCTTGGGACTGGCGATCGCCAAAACCATCGCCCAGACTCATGGCGGCGACATCACCGTACACAGCCAACTCGGTCAAGGAAGTTGCTTTCAGGTGAAAATACCGCTCCCGTAA
- a CDS encoding ATP-binding protein, with protein MLVDILMLFAGPVAKQAVGDIRQWAQKKAEEQKDHIEQALLKAHHRALEKICGYCQGTPEWEGTQPQILARINQLKQDGEVILGMVEAGQSPGVEGGLGQPQQQEIAKQLTQRLEQEHQWLREAPPVLVRAFQGLYLPMLVHYFRLEIKYNDVVFRTLAHDLLTEIGGKVGNIDREHQQIRVRIDEGVDTFIASCQGLDERFNQVLKTLKGTSPVPADFSAFIQEKTQEFFGREFVFEEIQKFCHKQAKGYFIIEAEPGVGKSALLAQYVQQTGCLAYFNILSENRTSTDDFIKSICAQLISRYGLAYDLPLHPDNTRNGNFLSKLLTEAAAKTDRLVIAVDALDEVDLNTQSPGVNVLYLPATLPNGVYFILTKRPKPLPFVVSAPQQEFDMMSPEYYQANLADIQGFIRYRCQREPIQRWLTAQGVTEAKFTEVLAENSENNFMYLKYVLDDIEKWDIEKGKYADLNLANLPKGLEQYYEQHWQRMGMMTKPLPRTKLKIIYLLSKTRKPVSCDLLAYFAEEDPLTVQDVLDEWEQFLRHRSVENEEVYSIYHKSFQDFLFNKRTVQKAGISLRDIEQAIADNLWEDLYGKDENN; from the coding sequence ATGCTAGTTGATATTTTAATGTTATTTGCTGGCCCTGTAGCGAAGCAAGCAGTCGGCGATATTCGCCAGTGGGCACAGAAGAAAGCCGAGGAACAAAAGGACCACATTGAACAAGCCCTGCTAAAGGCCCACCACCGGGCTTTAGAAAAAATTTGCGGCTATTGTCAGGGTACACCAGAGTGGGAAGGGACTCAGCCGCAAATTCTTGCACGGATAAATCAGCTAAAGCAAGATGGTGAAGTGATACTAGGCATGGTGGAGGCGGGGCAGTCTCCGGGAGTTGAGGGCGGTTTGGGGCAACCTCAACAGCAGGAAATTGCCAAACAATTGACGCAGCGCCTAGAACAAGAACATCAATGGTTGCGAGAAGCCCCTCCGGTATTAGTGCGGGCATTTCAAGGTTTATATTTACCAATGCTAGTGCATTATTTCCGCTTAGAAATTAAATATAATGACGTGGTTTTTCGTACCTTAGCCCACGATTTGCTCACCGAAATTGGCGGGAAAGTCGGCAATATCGATCGGGAACACCAGCAAATTCGGGTGAGAATTGATGAGGGTGTGGATACATTTATCGCCTCTTGTCAGGGGTTAGATGAACGGTTTAATCAAGTGCTGAAAACCTTAAAAGGGACGAGTCCCGTTCCGGCGGATTTTTCGGCTTTTATTCAGGAAAAAACCCAGGAATTTTTTGGCCGAGAATTTGTGTTTGAGGAAATTCAGAAATTTTGCCATAAACAAGCCAAGGGTTATTTTATCATAGAAGCTGAACCCGGAGTAGGTAAGAGTGCGTTGTTAGCCCAATATGTGCAGCAAACCGGATGTTTGGCTTATTTTAATATCCTCTCAGAAAACCGCACCAGCACCGATGATTTTATTAAAAGTATTTGCGCTCAACTGATTTCTCGCTATGGGTTAGCTTATGACTTGCCCCTGCATCCGGATAATACCCGCAATGGCAATTTTTTGAGTAAGTTATTAACGGAAGCGGCGGCAAAAACTGACCGTTTAGTGATTGCGGTGGATGCCTTGGATGAGGTGGATCTAAACACCCAAAGTCCGGGGGTAAATGTGCTTTATCTCCCGGCAACTTTACCCAATGGGGTCTATTTTATCCTGACCAAACGCCCGAAGCCTTTGCCTTTTGTGGTATCGGCACCGCAGCAGGAGTTTGATATGATGTCCCCTGAATATTATCAGGCGAATTTAGCGGATATTCAAGGGTTTATTCGGTATCGCTGCCAACGAGAACCGATCCAACGCTGGCTAACTGCCCAAGGGGTGACAGAGGCGAAATTTACGGAAGTATTGGCAGAGAATAGCGAGAATAATTTTATGTATTTAAAGTATGTTCTCGATGATATTGAAAAGTGGGATATTGAGAAGGGAAAATATGCGGATTTGAACTTGGCAAATTTGCCCAAGGGTTTGGAACAATATTATGAGCAACATTGGCAACGTATGGGAATGATGACTAAGCCGTTACCTCGGACTAAGTTAAAAATTATCTATTTATTGTCCAAAACTCGTAAGCCTGTGTCCTGCGATTTGTTGGCGTATTTTGCTGAGGAAGACCCGTTAACGGTGCAGGATGTTTTGGATGAATGGGAGCAATTTTTACGCCATCGGTCTGTGGAGAATGAGGAGGTTTATAGTATTTACCACAAGAGTTTTCAGGACTTTTTATTCAATAAGAGAACGGTACAAAAGGCGGGGATATCTTTGCGGGATATTGAACAGGCGATCGCAGATAACTTGTGGGAAGATTTATATGGAAAAGATGAGAATAATTAG